One genomic window of Azospirillum sp. TSH58 includes the following:
- a CDS encoding NfeD family protein, translating into MIEFWHWWVLAVLLGALETVAPGAAFLWLGGAAALVGFVLLVWPSLPWEHQGLLFALLAIAALVGTRFLSRRSAHTTHTPHLNRRTAQYIGTLHTLDGPIVNGRGRAQIGDGLWTVEGPDLPAGTRVRVVGAEGTLLKVEKA; encoded by the coding sequence ATGATCGAATTCTGGCACTGGTGGGTTCTGGCCGTGCTGCTGGGCGCGCTGGAAACGGTGGCGCCGGGGGCGGCCTTCCTCTGGCTGGGCGGGGCCGCCGCGCTGGTCGGCTTCGTGCTGCTGGTCTGGCCGTCCCTGCCGTGGGAGCATCAGGGTCTGCTGTTCGCCCTGCTGGCCATCGCCGCGCTGGTGGGAACCCGCTTCCTGTCCCGCAGGTCAGCGCATACGACGCACACGCCGCATCTGAACCGCCGGACGGCGCAATATATCGGGACGCTGCACACGCTGGACGGCCCCATCGTCAACGGGCGGGGCCGGGCGCAGATCGGAGACGGGCTTTGGACCGTCGAGGGGCCCGACCTCCCCGCCGGCACCCGCGTCCGCGTCGTCGGCGCCGAGGGCACTCTGCTGAAGGTGGAGAAGGCCTAG
- a CDS encoding SPFH domain-containing protein, whose amino-acid sequence MGGGVMVVSGLTLFVIALLIFALALVLLGVRTVAQGQEWTVERFGRYTRTLQPGLHLLLPLIDRIGRKQSMMETVLDVPSQEVITRDNAMVTADGVVFFQVIDAAKASYEVNNLQLAILNLTMTNTRTVMGSMDLDELLSQRDQINARLLGVVDEATSPWGVKVTRIEIRDIQPPRDLVDSMARQMKAERDRRASILEAEGQRQAAILRAEGAKQAAILQAEGRREAAFRDAEARERSAQAEAEATRLVSDAIAGGSAQAINYFVAQRYVDALTAVAAAPNQKVLFMPLEAANVIGAIGGIAEIAREAFPNRPPNQPASGGPAAAPPPAPRGPWNREEPNRRDAPAPPES is encoded by the coding sequence GCTGGCGCTGGTTCTGCTCGGCGTGCGGACCGTGGCACAGGGCCAGGAATGGACGGTGGAACGGTTCGGCCGCTACACCCGCACGCTCCAGCCGGGCCTGCACCTGCTGCTGCCGCTGATCGACCGGATCGGGCGCAAGCAGAGCATGATGGAGACGGTGCTCGACGTGCCCTCGCAGGAGGTCATCACCCGCGACAACGCCATGGTCACCGCGGACGGCGTTGTCTTCTTCCAGGTGATCGACGCCGCCAAGGCCTCCTACGAGGTCAACAACCTGCAACTGGCGATCCTGAACCTGACCATGACCAACACCCGCACGGTCATGGGCTCGATGGACCTGGACGAGCTGCTGTCGCAGCGCGACCAGATCAACGCCCGCCTGCTCGGCGTGGTGGACGAGGCGACCAGCCCCTGGGGCGTCAAGGTGACCCGCATCGAGATCCGCGACATCCAGCCGCCGCGCGACCTCGTGGACAGCATGGCCCGCCAGATGAAGGCGGAGCGCGACCGCCGCGCCTCCATCCTGGAGGCGGAGGGCCAGCGCCAGGCGGCGATCCTGCGGGCGGAGGGCGCCAAGCAGGCCGCCATCCTCCAGGCCGAGGGCCGGCGCGAGGCCGCCTTCCGCGACGCCGAGGCCCGCGAACGCTCCGCCCAGGCCGAGGCCGAGGCGACCCGGCTGGTCTCCGACGCCATCGCCGGAGGCAGCGCCCAGGCCATCAACTATTTCGTCGCCCAGCGCTACGTCGACGCTTTGACCGCTGTGGCCGCGGCCCCGAACCAGAAGGTGCTGTTCATGCCGCTGGAGGCTGCCAACGTGATCGGCGCCATCGGCGGCATCGCGGAGATCGCCCGCGAAGCCTTCCCGAACCGCCCCCCGAACCAGCCGGCATCAGGCGGACCTGCCGCCGCGCCGCCGCCGGCGCCGCGCGGCCCCTGGAATCGCGAGGAGCCGAACAGGCGCGATGCGCCGGCGCCGCCGGAATCGTAG